GATGCCCTATGTGCCGACTTTGATATACAAGTTTGAAGAGAAAATCTACAACAAGTTTCCTATTTTATGAAGAGCTGATTTTCAAGGTATCTTCTCTACTACATTAAGTGACCgaaatctcaatttcaaagagGGATCATTCTTAAATAATTCTCATGATTCTATGGAGCCAAGACTCAGTCACAAGAAGAAATTCAAGTAACCCTTACAATTGGAGACAAATCCTTGTCTCTCATTATTAATTGAGGCATGCATCAAGGGAGAAGTCTGAGAGAACTTATTGCTATTCTATATAGTCTTGCCGTGCATCTAATGAGAGATTAAGAACTTGTGCTAGGCTGCTAGCCGattctttcttctcttattCTCTTTCAAAGTTCTTCAAGTCATGTGCCTATAGTTATATCCATCGTCGTTCTTTCTAACCTCTCATACTCAAAATTCTTATCCTACCCGTGGGTAATATTCGTTGTATTGAGAGAGTTCCACATATCATTAGCTTAGTGCTATTCTTGTGAGAACTCATTTGAACCATATTTGTAAAAGTCCCCTTGTTGGGCACAAACCTTGTTGAGGTcgagtttgagggagttcttgaaacccttggtgAGTTTGAGTGAgttcttgaaacccttggtgtattgagttttgtggagctcttgtgAAAACCACACCCCTAGTGGATTGaactcctaagcaagggtgcttagggagTGGACGTAGGAGAGTGCTCCGAACCACTATAAAATCATTGTGTTGACAAGGATGAATTGGTTTGGTTATCTAGAAACAtatgaaaacaaaagaagaacaagacAAGGATTCTCTGATGAGATGTATGCTTCCAGTTTTAGTGTTTTAAATAATTGGGAAAAAAGATTTAATCTAGGTCAAAATTTGTGACAATCTATATATTTTAGTATGAAAAATTTTTGTGTACGTCTTTTAATTTTGATAACTAGGTGTTAGGGGTGGTCCATTGGGAGGCCTGCACAGAGTAAGTTCTGCAAAGTTAGTAGCGTCTCCACTCGGCCAGCCTATAACCCCTCCACAAATTCATTCGCACATGACTTGGTGCTGTGAGCAACTCTCACCACTCGTTTTGTTTTCCATACTCATTAGTTTAAGGCAGTTTAATATTTTCGACTCTCTTGCCTTTTATACACACTCTGACACACAAATAAGGATTGAACGATATATGTGACGCTTATGTTTGTATTATAAGTGTGGATGTAGAAATCGGATTTTCTTACCCTGACATTTCAGTCTAGCTAAAGCATTGTGCACTTTGAACCCTATTTGGGCCCGCTCgtattatctaaaaaatattcTTAGTTTCTCGTCTCCCCCATCTTAACACTCATGCTATGGAGCGGGTCCGACTATGGAGTGAGTTCGACCATATGGAGCGGGTCTGATAAGGTTTGACCTCGTATCTAACCTCGTATATATATGGCCATGACGCAGCACCCCACGACGAGGTCCAACCTCACGTAGACAGGCCAATGAGAGATCATCCCAAGACGAGGTCTTACCTCGAACAAAATTACCAAAGAGGCATCATTCCAATCCGATGACCAATCTCGAATAAGATTTTCGAAAGAGGATTCATTCCAATCCATGGCCTAGCCTCGCTTAGACTTGCTAAAGATACATCACTCCAATCCGAGTCTTAAGTCTCGCTCATATTTGCCAAACAGACTCAGTCTAGTCGAGGTCATTCCTCCCATAGTGTTACTTGTACGATTGCAATAAAAGACGAGGTGCTTAAGTGCTGACACATATgcaaatttaaataaaattaaaataaaattgaaagcGACCTAAGCTAGAAGCCACATAAGCTGTActctgaaattaaaaaaaaaaaagaaaaagaattagaAGTAAAAGTGTCAAAGCCCTAACTAGTAGTGAGGCGAAGATTCAGATGCGCAAGCTTCTTCGCGAGTCCGAGCTTTGGTGGTCGAGCTCTTTCTCCAAGCTACGGATGTGTGAGCTTCGTGGCAACCATTGCTTCCTTCATTTGGTGACCAAAGCTCTGGAATTTCAATTTCAAgtcatttttccttttattaaaTTTCTTCACAAGCTGTATCTGTATCAATATGTAGTTTCATGACAAAGAGAAAAGAGGTACATTGGGAATTTTGGAGACTTACATGGAAATATATATAAGTACTTTTTTGCCACATAAGCTTTCTTGACTAAATGCCACATTAGCAGGATTCCTGCTAGTTACTGTAGCAAATCTGATCGAATCCCTGAAATCTCATTTTAAATCAATGggtgatgactttgtaacaaaaaatatttgagtGCTAAAATGAGCAATCCTTATTTTGTcgatgatgaaaagtataattaacccttccCATGATGAAAAGTATAACTAGCCCTTCCCTTATAATATTGAATCTATTTATGGTtaatattgattgattttgataaacagtattgattgattttgataAACTTGGTACTGCTTTGTGTGCGTCTTTTAATTTTGATAGTTAGGTATATCTTTTAATTTTGATAACTAGGTCTTGAGGGTGAGCCATTAGTAGGTCCGCACATCTTTCAATTTTGATAACTCAgtacatattttaattttcataaCTAGATATTGGGGGTATTGGGGGCACatcttttaattttgattactaGATATTGGGGGATTGGGGATGGGCCATTAGGAGGCCCACACGAGTTTGTTCTGCAAAAAAGATAACTAAGCACATCTTTTAGGAGGCCCGCATGCATGAGTAGGAATGGCAACAgatcgggtacccttccatttaggatactctataccaaaaccgttccaaaatcatttaaaaaaccatttaaatttccaaacctgGAACCGTTTCATAACCGTTTagcatcgggtacccgtttaccatttaacttttaatatttttatttttttctttgatgataatattaatataaattaatattgagtatgatttatattaattatgattttcttattcaaattagtctaatttatagttttattagtatggttttataaatatatacgttttaatatgttttatcatgttataatttaatatcatagtagtatacctttatagattatttataatattattactataatgaatctttttattatacggttcgggtaccctaaaccggacatcaaaaaccaaactcgaccctaaaccatgacgggtttgaaaaccaaaaccgtttccaaaacctataggatcggtttttgaattttaaacagATCGGATACCCTGTAAATAGCACTCGGATAGGTTTATTTTGCCATCCCTACGGCATGAGTGAGTTTTGATAACTAGGTATTGGGGGTGGGTGATAACTAGGTATTGGGAGTGGGCCATTGGGAGGCCCGCATGAGTGAGTTTTAATAACTAGGTATTGGGGGTGGGTCATTGGGAGGCCCGCTCGAGTGAGTTCTGCAAAGTAAGCAGCATCAACACTCGGCCAACCTATAACCCCTCCACAAATTCATGCGCACATGGATTGGCGCGGCGAGCAGTTCTCACCACTCACTTTGTTTTCCTTACTCATTAGTTTAAGGCAATTTGAGAAGTCTATTCTCTTGCACTTTATTCACCCCACCTAGACCAGCCTCCCACTTTTTAAGCGATGTGGGATCCAAGGGACCTCCTCAACGCCAAATACCAAACAATCCTTGTCAATCATTGTCAATGGTCAAGTAAACCTAACAATCTTGAAATGATCTTGAAATGTTCTCCCTTCCGGACCCTCTAGACCAAAACACTGACCAGTGACCACAATACATAACCTACTAGAATGTGAGCCATGATAAGGAAATCATGGAGTTCAAGCAACAAGCCCTAGACACCATTCTGAAGGCCACTTCGGACAAGGGCAGTGATCAATAGGCCTACTTACTCAGAACCAGATTGCACAAGCAAATGCAGGAAAACCTAGCTCTATAAAGCTTGCATACAATTTTCATCATAACCTGTGTCCAACAAATGATATATCTTTTTTGGGTAATACAACCATGGGAACATCATATTTCCCTGTCTTTAATATGACTGAGCATGCTCGGGTTTGTGGGTGTACTCGTAATCAAGATGAACAAAGGCACGCTCTATCTCCGGCAGTAGCTCAAGCTTCTCCTGTAAGGACTCACCTATGTCATGAGCCTCTTGCAATGGCATGCTTGCAGGCAAGACAATGTCAACCTCAACAAAATAGTGTGACCCAAATGTGTAAGCCCGGACTGTGTCAATGTGTCTAATGGCCTTGTGGTGGTTCCAACAGAGGTATGTGAGTTTTTGAAGAAAATCTGGAGTAGCCGATCTTCCAACAAGGGAATTCACATTTTCCAATACTGTCATTGACCATGTTCGGATGGTGTACAAAGCAAGCTGCAGCAAGAACAAGACAACATGATTAAATACAAGTAGACAAGGGTGAACAGCAGGATGATAATTAAGAAGACTTAAACCAGCATCTCCTATATCTCAATTTGATGGTGTCAACTTCGGAAGACTGAAGATTACAACCACAACAAAATTTATCGCAACTGGGAAGCAGCTAGCACATTCACTGGGGCATCAGATGATTAAAGTACCATAATAATGTCATATCTCATATGCTTAACAGATCTCACCACCTAAATATTCATGATATAGTGATTCTAATTTGCATCTTCATCATAAGATAAATATAAAATGAAGCAAAAGAGATGAAGAGCTCACAATGGTAGCTCCAACAGGGTCTATCCAATCAGCAATGTAATTAGCAAGAAGCGCAGCAATGAGGCCAATAATGTTGGTAATAACATCAAAAAAGTGATCCTGGGCATAAGCTTTGACAATTTCATTTGTGAAAGAGCGGCAGTAGACAACCAGGACGAGTTTTACCAGGGTTACTGAGAGCATAATGCCCACAACCCAGCGTTCTTGCTCTTTAGTAAGGTTAAATTCTTTCTCCTGGAATGGGTAACATAAGACAGGATGTAAGAGACATTTCTCATCTTGTGGTTAAATGTAACATTCACCAGTATTAGAAGGCAATTTCAAGATATTAACTATGTAAGCCAGGAACAACTTACGTCAGATACCATTGTGCGCACCGACTCCAAGATTATCTGAAGTCCTAGAGTTGCCATGACAGATGCAAAAACAAGGATCCCCTGCATATGATTCAAGACTCATGGATTAACATTACACCACAATTTACTAGTTCATAACAACTAAAAGGCAATTCAATCCCAACAGAGCGTATTCAGATCCTTAATAGAGAAATAGCCTAATTTCTAAGTCTCTGCCTCTTCAGGACAGAAAGCACAAAGGCAAACTAAAACTTATTTCCTCAAAAGTCACAACAGTAACTGGAAAAGGGAATACCACAACAGGAAAGAAGAAATACCAAAATATGACTGGAACAAATTTCAACACCACTTGGTGAATTCGTGCTAGAGTTGACTGATGTTAGCAATCAGGTGTAAAGAAGCATTACTAATTAGTAATTCCAATAAATTAAGTAAAAAAGAAGGGGGTCTTGGAAAAAAGAATGATATTCTCTTAATGAAAATCTGATGAGCATGCAGATCAGTCACCACAGTTGATATTGTTAACCAAAATGTGGTATTGTGGAGTGTGGATGACACTAAAAAGCTTTATCAGTGAAAGATAACAAGTCAAAATACATTCAGGAAAAGAGTTCAAACGTGCATTAAGGTACAGCATTCACATTATTTCTCTTAGTATGTAAGCATATTAACATACTATCACACGTATAGTAGAGTCTAGAAATATGGCAGCCAGactataaaaaacaataaaatagaaTGATGACTGACCAATGGCTGCATACGTTTCTTTCCAATGGGGTACTGATAAGGATTA
This genomic window from Tripterygium wilfordii isolate XIE 37 chromosome 9, ASM1340144v1, whole genome shotgun sequence contains:
- the LOC120004844 gene encoding metal tolerance protein 11, which codes for MVEPATHDRDEELSLLSLQSNGDHSWRLNFDGFQLSAEHTENKPPPGLQDCLGVLGPEDNVAVYYQQQVEMLEGFNEMDALSERGFVPGMSKEERENLARSETLAIRLSNVANMVLFAAKVYASVRSGSLAIIASTLDSLLDLLSGFILWFTAFSMQTHNPYQYPIGKKRMQPLGILVFASVMATLGLQIILESVRTMVSDEKEFNLTKEQERWVVGIMLSVTLVKLVLVVYCRSFTNEIVKAYAQDHFFDVITNIIGLIAALLANYIADWIDPVGATILALYTIRTWSMTVLENVNSLVGRSATPDFLQKLTYLCWNHHKAIRHIDTVRAYTFGSHYFVEVDIVLPASMPLQEAHDIGESLQEKLELLPEIERAFVHLDYEYTHKPEHAQSY